One Candidatus Methylomirabilota bacterium genomic window carries:
- the dnaJ gene encoding molecular chaperone DnaJ: MARHDYYEVLGISRTADDAEIKKAFRQLAMKHHPDRNPGDKAAEERFKAINEAYAILSDPDRRAQYDRFGRVDLPPGGIDLGGFGDLFEDIFEGFFSGGAGRAGSRSRARRGDDLRYDLEITLEDAAKGLETRLQIPRLEGCEACKGSGLEPGSKRVPCPTCKGRGQLRYQQGFLTVARACPHCSGEGQINRNPCKTCAGEGRVAHERTLRVRIPAGVEDGTQLRLTGEGEGGLRGGPAGDLYVVVHVREHAFFARHGSDLVCNLPLTFPQAALGAVVDVPVLEGTAKLEVPPGTQNGEVVRLRGKGMPALHGRGRGDACYRVIVEVPTKLTPRQKELLEEFERGTTPAEQGPLVGGFLDSLKKLLGG; the protein is encoded by the coding sequence ATGGCCAGGCACGATTACTACGAAGTCCTCGGGATCTCGCGCACCGCGGACGACGCCGAGATCAAGAAGGCCTTCCGCCAGCTCGCCATGAAGCATCACCCCGACCGCAATCCCGGCGACAAGGCCGCCGAGGAGCGCTTCAAGGCGATCAACGAAGCCTACGCGATCCTCTCGGACCCCGACCGCCGGGCCCAGTACGACCGCTTCGGGCGCGTGGACCTGCCGCCGGGCGGCATCGACCTCGGCGGATTCGGGGATCTCTTCGAGGACATCTTCGAGGGGTTCTTCAGCGGCGGCGCCGGCCGTGCCGGATCGCGGAGCCGCGCGCGGCGCGGGGACGACCTCCGCTACGACCTCGAGATCACGCTCGAGGACGCCGCCAAGGGTCTGGAGACGCGGCTGCAGATCCCGCGCCTGGAGGGCTGCGAGGCCTGCAAGGGCTCCGGCCTGGAGCCGGGATCGAAGCGGGTTCCCTGCCCGACCTGCAAGGGGCGGGGCCAGCTGCGGTATCAGCAGGGCTTTCTCACCGTCGCCCGCGCCTGCCCCCACTGCAGCGGCGAGGGGCAGATCAACCGGAACCCTTGCAAGACGTGCGCGGGCGAAGGGCGCGTCGCCCACGAGCGGACGCTTCGGGTCCGCATCCCGGCCGGCGTGGAGGACGGGACCCAGCTCCGGCTGACCGGTGAGGGCGAGGGCGGCCTCCGCGGAGGACCAGCCGGCGACCTGTACGTCGTCGTCCACGTGCGCGAGCACGCCTTCTTCGCCCGGCACGGGAGCGACCTCGTCTGCAATCTTCCCCTGACCTTCCCCCAGGCCGCTCTGGGCGCGGTGGTGGACGTGCCCGTGCTCGAGGGAACCGCGAAGCTCGAGGTGCCGCCCGGCACGCAGAACGGCGAGGTCGTGCGGCTTCGAGGAAAGGGCATGCCCGCCCTCCACGGGCGGGGCCGCGGGGACGCCTGCTACCGCGTCATCGTCGAGGTCCCGACCAAGCTCACCCCCCGCCAGAAGGAGCTGCTCGAGGAGTTCGAGCGCGGGACGACCCCGGCCGAGCAGGGTCCGCTGGTCG